CTAATGAGacaccaaaacaccaaaatgcATTATGCATTACTTTGACTAATAAAACTAATCGAAATGTTGCTGAAGATGAATCTGGAAGTTGACTCCTTGTCGTGATCAACAAGTGATTGTCACTTATCGTAATGTTTCCCTCCCAGTCTCTAACGTGGCCCGTAAATGTTCCATTATTTCACTTGATTCTCATGTATTGTGTGATGAAGACTCTAAATGGTTCAAAGGGTTAGACTCAAGCCGGATATCCAAGACATGTGAGAGGCACGTGTGGTCATTAGTCTCTCAGCCAATCAAAAGAGGGTTCTCCATTAGTATATacgtattgttttttttttttgtaacacagtATATACGtattgtatcttcttcttcttcttctttttttttttggtaaaatgttaatattatacCATTTTTGATTTTCCACAATGTTGATTTCAACTTATTACACAAAACAGTAACTAAAACACCAGAACATGAAACAAACTGAGAGAACTTCAAGGAGGTCTGTAAGTGGAAAAATAGAATTGGAGCAAGGACGGCTGGGCTGACGACCTTGTTGGAAGAGACAACATCCGATCCCTAAGCAGCCGGTCCACAGAAAGATGCAGGACTGATGTTGGGGAGGATACTGAAGTGAAGATGCGCGCATTTCTTTCCTTCCAAATGACATAGATGATGGACTGGAAGAGAAGCTTTGCGAGAGTGGAGGCGTTGTAGTTGGAACGGTGCGGAGGTGATAGAATCCAAGCTGCTGCAGCGTGCAAGTCTGATGGCGGATTGGACCAAATTTGGGAGGCAAAAGCATTCCAGATCACTGAAGAGTAACTGCATTCAAAGAAAAGATGGTGGTGTGTTTCCATAGCAGAGGAACAGAGCACACACTCCCCTGTAACGTTCATACCCCAGCGTAACAACCTGTCTTTAGTAGGCAGACGCCTTAACAAAGCCAGCCAAGCCATGAACGAGTTCCTGGGAATACGTTCCTTGAACCATATTGCTTTATGCCAGTAGACTGTGGCAGCATGCTCTCGAAGGTTCTCCCAAGTGACTTTGGAGGAAAACGCAGAGCCAAAAGTGTCATTGGACTTACGCCATTGAAAAATGTCTGGTCCATTTGATGGAGCTGGCGGCTCTACTGCATTGATTGCTGTCTGGATCTCTTGAATTTCAGGTGACCTTGCAGGTGGTAGGTGCCATGCCCCATCCCTTGTTGCATCACCAACAGAAGCACTCTTTCTCAGCCTCATACTCCGAGGACCGCTCTCTCCTGAAACCTCAATTAGAGGTCCTAGAGATGTCCATGAATCATACCAGAAACTCGCAGAAGCTCCATCACCAATTACACACTTCATATAGTGGGACAGTATAGGTCGCAGTTGCAGCATGCTTCTAATTGTAGCAGAGAAGCGCGTTGAGTCTGGTGTTTgagaatcttcttcttctttgtcagAGAGAGTTCGAGAATCTTCTACGAGAGTTGTAACAGAAAGAAGAGAggggtagagagagagagagagatacgatTAAGATAGAGAAAGCTTGAGAGAGTTAGGTGATTGTAAAGACTCTTTATTCATAAACACATATTTACGGAATTTCCGGAAATCTCGGGTCCGGCGAGTATAGCGGCTTCTCCACATTGGAGGAGTGCGGTGAACACCGGGTAAACAATCTTGTGTGTCTCTTTCGTTTTCCTTTCGTTCTTGATTGATTGTGCTTAGATCGATCTCCGAGTAGATTCTTGATAGGAATCGCACAGACACAATACATGTCCAAAACCACGAAAAGTCTACGTTGAATTCCATTAAACCGAGAATTACTAAAGTGAAGGCCACTTTGCTCCCCATGAAAAACACGTGTACGGTGATACACTGGAGACACCAACTTTCGATCAAATATGACGTACGCCCCTCCGTTAAATAAACCGACGAcatcaatgaaaaaataatccATTTCACGGCATCATCCGTGAGATATTTGTGTCTCTGAGATATTCCATTGGTTCCTTTAATATTCAATCCCAGCCAATCTATTGTATTCATCAATACCCCATGTATATTGTTGACCGGAGAACATCTATTCTGAATTTCATAAAGCCGTAGATTATTATGGTAACAACTTTGAGGCCTCGAGGAAACCACAGCATAGTGATACACTAGAAACAGCAACTTCCATTTTGAAAAATGGTAACTACTCCCATTTAGATTATTATGGTAACAACTTGTATACATTGGAAAATGTCCGGCCATGGCGGCTTAAGATACCGTTTTGACAATTGAAAGCCATGAAAATCATCGGATAAAACCAAAAGAGACAGAACACTGCGACCCAAGGACAACAGACGGATGCTGTCATCAGTTCAGCTATCAGTTCGTGCCAGAAAAGAACACTCCCGAAAGGAGACAAGCACCACACCAATGTTGGTCAAATAATTGAGTTCCTAAGTACGTTAAGTTTGTTAAGTTTTATGTATTAAGAGTCGTAATATGTTATTAAGTTAGTTATTCATTTAGAGTCATGAGAAAGAAGAGACGCAATGCTTAGGAAGAGACACAACTTTTGTCTTGTTCCTTTTTACTGTTTCGAGTCTATTTAAGGTATTGTCATTGTCctgtaaacaaaaacaatcatttCTCACACAATAAAACTTAAAGATTGTCTTTATTAAAGAGAGCACCGTGATATTTAATTATAGATAGATTAGTCTTTAattagttttaacttttaacttatAGTTAAATGaatataacataatattttttcgtTTTATTTGTATTTCCACTTTACTAAAaacactaattttttaattgtttttattttatttcataatataactAAATGATTATTATCAATTACATTAACtcgtaacaaaataaaaatgtttttatttatgtataaaactaaaaattttgactaatattttaaataaaataaataaataagtatacaaattaactgaaaataacatatataaataaacagaaatataaaattatcaaattttaataaataaataaaaataaatgtgataaatataattagtcaattataaaaataatgtattaaattaCGAAAACttaaaaagttaataatataaaatattgttatggTGTAGAATTTGGTACAATGGTTGgaaataaataaagtttaataccaaaacaccaaatttggtgtaatttaAACACTAAATTTGGTGTTATCGTTGGTGATGCCCTACATGTTTTAGATGACTTAGATGACTACTAGCATATTAATCAAACCTTCATCATAGTTTACGTCAATTTTCACTTATACCTTTTTTTGAGAACCACTTGTGCTTTCTGGTAAgagataaattatattatttgtatgataaaatcaattcaaaattatttgtagaaatttttaatcCAATGAATATTGCATCATAACAATGAAGAGAATATTTATAACTCTtattactaaatatatatacacaatatGCAATCAGTATAatttaaagaaagaataatGTTATAACCACAAATAGCAATTTAATATGCAATCAGTATATTATATTCTTTGAATCTATTGCGACTGTTTCAATTTTATGATTTTCACAAGGAATCGACAATATAAACTACGAGACCGAATACTGGAAAGAAGTGGGTAGCAATAAAGGAAAACTTTTTCATTCCTCTTGGCCAGGATGTTCACTCGTCATGCCCTTCTTTGCCTCCTCCATTAAGTTAGCTTTTCATGACAAGATACAAGAATCGataaatcaaataactaagaTCACAAACATATTGATGAACTCATTGttagtttctttcttcttattttatttatgtagtCTCTCTTTTAACAAAGagaaatataattaaacataatCTTTTCAATTTAAAAGACGTGTTGATTGATATGTTTATTTACCAGTTGCTACAGCTCATTTTATATCTATAACCAAATTTACATATCTTAAAGAATGATTTccaatctatattataatagatgagTTTTTGCTCACTCATCAGCGCGCCACGTCAACGTTTTGTGggccccacttttaaaaagtgtgaaaaatgtcaagtctatggctcgaacccgggttattgagatataaacaccaacatttataccacgaaactaaatgatactttgtacattgatggtcgaacctaatatatatttatgaaggtcagaagctcttgcttcttcggcttcctctgagggtcgggcctacaagtacgttatgggtttcatttttaaatgagattcatcacgttatatgaaaaaaaagctcaagtttgcaacaattatagttttctcatattgtaaattgttgtcgtttaacatgagtttgagttcttttcttcactgtctcaaacaagtctgagttacagagttgcaccatgtgtctgttcgtaatctattttttcaccggtgaactcttcatgtccacATCTTAAATCGGTTGATAATAAATGTTCATGATTTGTAGCCCCTatataaaccctatatatatgattctaatctttgatgaactcaatctgcatctccacaaaactcattgattcctcttagattTAACcaacttctagaaaatgtttctctctgcctctccaatTCGTCAAACCGGCATCTCGGCGTCCAtcactcaaccttcgaatctctccgtcttggtcgtagtagtcagagcatagcctctggcttcctcgcttctgggattccctgaacttcaagaaagacagggagtttgtgggaatcacggttctcttctttgatgaaaaggtaagttaatcttcgatctataacacttatttaacataattgttttaatttatttcctgattctttgttgaataatattatttgcagattctgtGATTCATTGGTTTACTCCCATCGAACATGCTAATCATTatatgccatctttgaaagctggttccattgtgaaagtcgatcgttttgaggtttctaggtgctcaagcatgtacaagataactgatcatccattcctcattcgtttcatctcactaaccattattgatgaagtcatcacgggtgctcctgagatcaatcttcagtcaagattagactgttcgacaatctccaagtgattgcgaacacaaacctagaacttccaggtatattatcatattgcatctgggtttatattatgttttgatatcataactgatatttaaactcacaGATGTGGTTGGGAAAATATGTTTTGTCCAGGGCTTTggcctcaccaaagaaacaactcgagtcgttatccgtctcctcattgatccgtaagaaacaatcaacacataattccctttatattactgtctatattgtgctaacgtcaataatcaaaaatatttcatacccaagatttgtggtcgtctatttatctcccttacttatcaatataattttacacaaatctttattttactgtttaaaagaaaccacaataacccaaacaatcaaaacaccaaaaactagaatctcaaaaaagacgaatcattaatgatcacctctctttttgtctaatcttacaaataaacttcaaaacaaatataccaaatcaatcaactcaactaaaactcaacgacacatatattgagccagctaaacaaatataaactacacggccaaatatttaacaatttacaaacttactttcacaTATGCTTacaaagaagacgaagacgacaaccaagatcagtgaaattacctaaacaaaaaaaacagagtaagttacaaaatctgataaatacaactaacaatgatttgtgtttacatattacccaccaaataaaagagaaacaaatacAGCCACACCAGAAGATACAAGAGATAATCCCAACAGACACAAAGGTGGCAACAccatctccacctgctcactcctcttgtcttataaaaatagcttatATGCTCAATGTCtaattgtcttcttatgagaaatatatatattcgttTAAAATCCATTAAGACCCAAATACcaattgtcactcattttatagttatttctacaagtcttcatatatttgttttaaaggtccagtaaaaacaacaagtttaaaagtaaaaaaacatataaccaacataataagaataaaaaaaaatattacttaatacacacaacttacacaactaaactggtgaaaaaatatccagaaacaaaaggtaatctcaacaaccttaatataatttatgtaatctcaatagtacaagtaacaaattaaaaaggcaaacaaacaataagtctcagtgacacagcaagcaacaacacgaactatatcaatcacattactaataCAGTTTAGTCATTCATGAGTGGAGAACATTGCATACACAGTACATCATcaaaactctaaccctataacaataaaaaacttaaaaaacaatgatcaacccaaaacacaaaattcacagctacaataaccctaacaaatattgagatgaaacaagaaatatgtctacaactccgcgcttgcgcgggggcaATGCCCCTAGTATGGTTAATACCTTCTTTGTGTTATTTTATTTGAAGACTTGGTATTTAATGCActtcatgtaaaattatgtttttgatttcaataattaaaaagttgACTATAAGGACACAGTCAacatagtttttataaataatgtacTACTATTCGAGGAAAAGAAAATATCTCTTGCAGATCATAAAAACCTTGCtttcagagagaaagaaaaaaacataaaaaaccaACAAATCTGGTTGCTTCAGTACCAATTTTAAATACATAGAATTTTATGGCAGAGGAAGCAATGAAACAGTTTTGCTACAACGTACAAGAGTTAAAAAACGATTTGTTAACTAAGGAATGAATTGGAACGTTCCTGTGGATATGTCTACAATCTACGCAATTAATTATGGGCTAtttgcaaaattgactcaaaactcaaagtcaaacctaaaactgaaccatgtttttattttggatttcttttgtcatattcaccccacaagttcatattattcacgaaaatactattagttttttttcttttcgaaaatggtctttttactctctcaacctcatcatcttcaagtatttacaagattgtcattgacgtcttacaccaaccaccatgagcaaccaatttgaagctcttaatgcacctcaaATCGATTGAAACTCTTTCTTTCttaattcttatgaactaaaaacaatctctttcactttttctccatattcatccaaaaccaagattttgattctaaaaattctatggttcatagagccattgaaacttatgattcttggtgggtcacttttgtttgagagtttgggtgcttggagaagacttttGTGTGCTAAATAAGTTATTtcactggttgaaactatgaaattaatttttttttccagattttttagtccagacgacttctgggtaagtcttctggctgcagacgacttacatggaagtcttctggtcaatgcagatgttagttttgcaattgacttttaaatgtatttttctagacgacttacatggaagtcgtccatctttgtttgttaaaaaaaaaattcgagacgacttccatgtaagtcgtctcaggttagttttacaattgaaaaataaaacaaaaaaaaatatttttttctagacgacttacatggaagtcatccatcagacgacttacacgaaaGTCGTCCATGactttattccgagattctggtcaagccttgcttatcttggacgacttccatgtaagtcgtgacttccatgtaagtcgtcggacggatgacttccatgtaagtcgtcggacggatgacttccgtgtaagtcgtctagaaaaaaagaatattttttgtcttatttttcaattgcaaaactaacctgagacgacttacatggaagtcgtctaggtataacaaaatattgattatttaattttctattggAGGACTtatgtgtaagtcgtctaggaaaagtcaaatttctgacacaatccggtcaaatgcaaaactaacctgttttccctagacgactttaatggaagtcgtctcaaattgtttttaacaaacaaagatggacgacttccatgtaagtcgtctaggttaaaaatcaattgcaaaactaacctaaatggaTGACTTTCTAGAAGTCTACCAGACGACCTCCGTGGAAGTCGTCTttgtcaatgtttaataaactttcattttctctaaaactataaagacttttaaatttttttttgttaattcatttatattagtcaatattggggctactgaatgaaatttattatttaattggtgatatttatgaggttaccaacattcctGCTTAGTAAAGTTTCTAACTAATTGAAAAGACGTCTGTGGAAGTCTTttacgttagtttttgtaaatttgttaagtaattttaagatatgtttatttaattttcaaaagtgttaagtaacttcaagaatatcaagtaacatggtttaatgtgtcttcttagatcataagatatactttttacttatgtatctaaTGGAAGTGTTCTatctttgaacttatgtaatgttttatcttttgtgaatttgactaagttttattgagaattcttctcccttagttgtaataaatttgcttaattttttttgtgttattgtgttttgatattgaagttgtatcaataacttcaaattttttcattaatatctcttcaaatttgCAAAACAAAGTCACAACTAAAGGAGTACACatacaaatcacaaaacagaccacaaacaaaactattatagatcattcctctgcaaagacaagcttagactccacttgatatggaagaagattccgtcagaagacttctagaaagtcttctggaagacttcctgtttggaagacttctttgaagtcgtctggaagtcttctagcgcattatattttagaagacttccgagaagacttcccataAGTCTTCTAAAGTCTGATccaaatctgaaaaacatgtatatcacacacatatctgaaaaacatgcatatcatatcaaaaaacgttcaaatggcttaaaacagagaaaatgagtggaaaattagatatatatatatatatatatattttatagaacacacaaagtacatatccaagtggaagatgagaaccaccTGATTAAAAAACTGCAACAAAAAGATAGAGTAGTGAGAAATACATgagagaaaaatgaaaaattcatataaagtttagtgttttcaagtcaaagagattagagtgggttttgagagttttagtttgggaaaaaggtATGAACTTTATGTAACAGGATGTTACCAAATGAataaaaatcagacataaaaacttaccaaaacgctcagatatGTTATGAAAGAGAGACATGGGAGAAGACTACGTCAGAAGACTTCCGGGAAGTCGTCTgaaagacttcctggaagtcgtctggaagacttcctggaagtcgtctagcccagaagtcttccagatctgaaaaacctgcatatccaaatctagatctgaaaaacatgcatatccaaaacgttcaaatggcttaaaaaacatagaaaatgagtggaagattagatagatCAACAttaatagaacacaaaaaatgCATATcttaaattaatagatctaccttaaaatgagtggaagatgaaaaccatgtgatgaaaaacctgcaaaaacaagataaattattgagaaagacatgagacaaaaacaataaagtgatataaattttgatgtttataagttcaaagagattagagagaggttggagagttttagaatgaggaacattacatttttgttgcagccatttgagacgAGGAAagaaaatgtgtaaatttttctttatatagggagacaaaaaaatccaattaggttaaatattttcgattcagAAGAATTTCAAGTAAGTCTTCTAATAGAAGACTTCTGGATGACTtgcaagtaagtcgtccagaagacttcaatatttttagcgggaaattaaaatatttttagcgggaaaaaaTTGAAGagttcctagacgacttacatgttagtcgtttagaccctaaacataacatctaaactaaatatataactaaacacttcataaaataaaattaaacttaaacaatatttactatacacataaataaacacatataggtaaaaatttaatttttcaaaaaaacatttaagctttccaaaatctaaccctaaaaatacatacgatactacaacatatattgttaaaccctaaaccaaagaatatcatgattaactactttcacttatctatgttgaaaactattcaattttattatatcttaatttacatcacttaaaactgtttataattacatgattttaatttttcacctgtcaaaatattttttaaacaatttataaattatttttaagatcaacaacaccagacgacttaccca
This region of Brassica napus cultivar Da-Ae chromosome C5, Da-Ae, whole genome shotgun sequence genomic DNA includes:
- the LOC125587129 gene encoding uncharacterized protein LOC125587129, with the translated sequence MKCVIGDGASASFWYDSWTSLGPLIEVSGESGPRSMRLRKSASVGDATRDGAWHLPPARSPEIQEIQTAINAVEPPAPSNGPDIFQWRKSNDTFGSAFSSKVTWENLREHAATVYWHKAIWFKERIPRNSFMAWLALLRRLPTKDRLLRWGMNVTGECVLCSSAMETHHHLFFECSYSSVIWNAFASQIWSNPPSDLHAAAAWILSPPHRSNYNASTLAKLLFQSIIYVIWKERNARIFTSVSSPTSVLHLSVDRLLRDRMLSLPTRSSAQPSLLQFYFSTYRPP